A genomic stretch from Longimicrobiaceae bacterium includes:
- a CDS encoding polysaccharide biosynthesis/export family protein, with product MTFPTRTALLLFATLTALGPGAAAQQETDSPELRPGLDVAASAKPRPGDRIALKIWNEPEMSDTFNISERGEAILPKLGAVHVTDQPLAALQDSLRSAYAVYLRNPSVEIVVLRRIGVQGEVRNPGIYLADLTVGLPEIIARAGGYTEAGNPRNIIIVRDGQRIRYGVGEGTELSVAELQSGDQVFIRPRSALARNPMAWLGGAVGLLGAVRVTVWPMIESLLGKDKGK from the coding sequence ATGACCTTCCCCACGCGCACTGCGCTCCTCCTGTTCGCGACGCTCACCGCCCTCGGGCCGGGAGCCGCCGCGCAGCAGGAGACCGATTCTCCCGAGCTGCGCCCCGGCCTTGACGTGGCGGCGAGCGCGAAGCCCCGTCCCGGCGACCGGATCGCGCTGAAGATCTGGAACGAGCCGGAGATGAGCGACACCTTCAACATCTCCGAGCGGGGAGAGGCGATCCTCCCCAAGCTGGGCGCCGTCCACGTGACGGACCAGCCGCTCGCCGCCCTGCAGGACTCGCTGCGCAGCGCCTACGCGGTGTACCTCCGGAACCCGTCGGTGGAGATCGTCGTGCTGCGGCGCATCGGGGTGCAGGGGGAGGTGCGGAATCCCGGGATCTACCTGGCCGACCTCACGGTGGGCCTCCCCGAGATCATCGCGCGGGCGGGCGGCTACACGGAGGCAGGGAACCCCCGGAACATCATCATCGTGCGCGACGGGCAGCGGATCCGGTACGGCGTCGGCGAGGGCACGGAGCTCTCCGTGGCCGAGCTGCAGTCGGGCGACCAGGTCTTCATCCGCCCGCGGAGTGCGCTCGCGCGGAACCCCATGGCGTGGCTCGGCGGGGCGGTGGGGCTCCTCGGCGCGGTGCGGGTCACCGTCTGGCCGATGATCGAGAGCCTGCTGGGCAAGGACAAGGGAAAATAG